A single Branchiostoma floridae strain S238N-H82 chromosome 11, Bfl_VNyyK, whole genome shotgun sequence DNA region contains:
- the LOC118426727 gene encoding fibronectin-like, with protein MTSATKMLFVVGRVEVYLVLFQLVNMQTVAAFTPAPTGPPPPTNLQFTTVGTDILEVSWTASSSAATYRVTYEPVGGAETVSVASTTDNPYTITGLTAGTLYTVRVYGISNGVESGPLQGDQGTSECNYCHDIARPSLTSVLFVLESVYRFSLHKAIGF; from the exons ATGACTTCAGCTACGAAAATGTTATTTGTTGTTGGGCGTGTAGAAGTTTACCTGGTGCTCTTTCAGCTTGTAAACATGCAG ACGGTGGCTGCTTTCACACCTGCTCCAACTG GTCCTCCGCCGCCCACAAATCTCCAGTTCACGACAGTTGGCACAGACATCTTGGAAGTGTCCTGGACGGCCTCTAGTTCTGCTGCTACCTACAGAGTGACCTATGAGCCGGTCGGAGGGGCTGAGACTGTCTCTGTGGCTTCCACCACTGACAACCCTTACACTATCACGGGTCTGACTGCGGGAACCCTGTACACTGTTAGAGTGTATGGAATCTCCAACGGCGTGGAAAGCGGTCCACTGCAGGGAGATCAGGGAACGAGTGAGTGTAACTATTGTCATGACATTGCAAGACCCTCTCTTACTTCAGTACTGTTTGTCTTAGAAAGCGTCTATCGATTTTCTTTACATAAAGCTATCGGCTTTTGA